A genome region from Danio aesculapii chromosome 2, fDanAes4.1, whole genome shotgun sequence includes the following:
- the apom gene encoding apolipoprotein M, with protein sequence MTATTLLSLVSSVMGLFYVGLQVLVPCLPPAPLSTSVINTDEYTGTWYFVAASVWDEDDLKTLQTTDSIVLQIQKNPDSTLKVTETMRIGDACLKNVTNYYAFPATSPFLFREDFDTIAVIWDGKYINCPTCIIMLYVGEDEEISTFLFSRDEKTTEEVIQEFKSKTECLLMEDMWRAPLKNGYCKVDDSA encoded by the exons ATGACTGCAACCACATTATTGAGTCTTGTCAGCTCAGTAATGGGCCTGTTTTATGTTGGGTTGCAGGTCTTGGTCCCGTgtcttcctccagctcctctctCCACCTCTGTTATTAATACTGATGAG TATACAGGCACTTGGTATTTTGTGGCAGCATCTGTGTGGGATGAAGATGATCTGAAGACTCTCCAGACCACAGACAGCATTGTTCTTCAGATCCAGAAAAACCCTGACTCCACCCTGAAGGTCACTGAAACCATGCGCAT TGGAGATGCATGTCTAAAAAATGTTACGAACTACTATGCATTCCCTGCGACAAGCCCTTTCCTGTTTAGAGAAG ATTTCGATACTATTGCTGTGATTTGGGATGGCAAGTACATAAACTGCCCTACATGCATCATCATGCTCTATGTGGGGGAAGATGAGGAAATTAGTACGTTTCTATTTT CTCGTGATGAAAAAACAACAGAAGAAGTGATACAGGAATTTAAGTCAAAAACGGAGTGTTTGTTAATGGAAGATATGTGGAGGGCACCGCTGAAAAATG GCTATTGTAAAGTTGATGATTCTGCCTAA